In Hydrogenoanaerobacterium saccharovorans, a single window of DNA contains:
- a CDS encoding Crp/Fnr family transcriptional regulator, with protein MKKYYQLLEKLPLFYRFEDHELESLLKCLNAKYAQYKKGQFLLMAGDTVSWVGIVLSGSVQVLKEDVQGNSMILTELGTGDLFAETFACAGIEKSPVIVVANTECDVLQIDYRRIITTCSSACVFHSRLIENMLRLLAQKNMLLNSRIDIVSKRTTREKVLAYLELQRAQKQSNRFDIPFSRQQLADYLCVERSALSRELSNMRDEGLLEFSKNHFVLLNTD; from the coding sequence ATGAAAAAATATTACCAACTGCTTGAAAAACTGCCTTTGTTTTATCGCTTTGAAGACCATGAGCTGGAGTCGCTGCTGAAGTGCCTAAATGCAAAATACGCACAATATAAAAAGGGGCAGTTCCTGCTGATGGCGGGAGATACCGTCTCTTGGGTGGGGATTGTGCTTTCCGGCTCGGTTCAGGTGCTGAAAGAAGATGTGCAAGGTAACAGTATGATTCTGACAGAGCTTGGGACAGGAGACTTATTTGCAGAAACTTTTGCCTGTGCAGGCATTGAAAAAAGCCCGGTTATTGTGGTTGCAAACACAGAGTGTGATGTGTTGCAGATTGATTACAGGCGTATTATTACAACCTGTTCATCCGCTTGCGTATTCCACAGCAGGCTGATTGAGAACATGCTGCGTTTGCTTGCACAAAAGAATATGCTGCTCAACTCACGGATTGATATAGTTTCAAAACGCACTACGCGCGAAAAAGTGCTCGCTTACTTAGAGCTGCAAAGGGCACAAAAGCAAAGTAATCGCTTCGATATCCCTTTTTCAAGGCAGCAGCTTGCCGATTATCTTTGTGTCGAGCGCAGTGCATTGTCACGAGAATTAAGCAATATGAGGGATGAAGGACTGCTGGAATTTTCAAAAAATCACTTTGTTTTATTGAATACGGATTAG
- the sdaAB gene encoding L-serine ammonia-lyase, iron-sulfur-dependent subunit beta, which translates to MKEISIFDVIGPNMIGPSSSHTAGALRISLMAGKLVRERIVKVEFTLYGSFAKTYKGHGTDRALVAGILGFGTEDARIKDSFLHADDAGLQYIFTVNESEKDLHPNTVDIAITSESGTLTTVRGISIGGGNSKIERINGVHVSLSGNYNTLLIRQLDKPGVVASITKILSEYQINIAFMRMYRENKGKTAYTIIEVDGDIPEEAAEKIETNQYIESAMLIQI; encoded by the coding sequence ATGAAAGAAATCAGCATTTTTGATGTAATCGGGCCAAATATGATAGGCCCCTCTAGCTCGCATACCGCGGGCGCCCTGCGTATTTCGTTAATGGCGGGCAAATTGGTAAGAGAGCGTATTGTAAAAGTGGAGTTTACTTTGTACGGCTCGTTCGCCAAAACGTATAAAGGGCATGGAACCGACCGTGCCTTGGTTGCAGGCATTTTAGGCTTTGGAACAGAGGATGCTCGTATTAAAGATTCGTTCCTCCATGCCGATGATGCAGGCTTGCAATACATCTTTACCGTAAACGAAAGTGAAAAAGACCTGCACCCCAACACAGTGGATATTGCCATCACGTCGGAAAGCGGTACCCTTACCACCGTGCGCGGTATTTCTATTGGCGGCGGCAACTCTAAAATTGAGCGTATCAACGGCGTACACGTCAGTCTATCGGGCAATTACAACACTTTGCTCATCCGCCAGCTGGACAAGCCCGGAGTGGTGGCTTCCATCACAAAAATTCTCAGTGAATACCAAATCAACATCGCGTTTATGCGGATGTATCGCGAGAACAAAGGCAAGACTGCTTATACTATCATTGAAGTGGACGGCGACATACCCGAAGAAGCTGCCGAAAAAATTGAAACCAACCAGTATATTGAAAGCGCAATGCTGATTCAGATTTAA
- a CDS encoding MBL fold metallo-hydrolase, whose amino-acid sequence MNNKQIGLKNGSDPVKTYVTNVPDKAGAFLLASKIIMQNGGNITRVSYNKAVDLHTMFIDVQGNSRNLDAISQQLQTIGYLNSCLAETRVMMVELQIADKSGELYPVLKILDRYDINISYINSGSNGSGYQNFRMGLLIENPKMVKLLLDDISEHCPIDILQYDASETILDNTIFYIRLANDMQKMFHLSTEHTMEFISEANRILQFLQDKGENPHKVFDYIRRFAAFIKSHEGDQFNADVSCRQMSAAVKLHTIEPPCGSNTYVLETKDELVLIDTGFAVYAHEILNLLRKLFPDWDTKKKRIFITHADVDHCGLLSVITDAEIWLNRKSAESLRLQYQNQPDFREQKSFCMGYSKLSRIITSYQPPEPSRFRLLDDDTTPQEHEELLKIGAFTVGDLDFEVFEGSGGHLYGEMVFLCRKQNIMFTGDILVNISGFSFERAEFNSLAPYLMTTVNINSKRATAMRRQVTDLIERTEQEKGMPCLVLGGHGPHSRLQGGKLVTAEHAL is encoded by the coding sequence GTGAACAACAAACAGATTGGGTTGAAAAACGGAAGCGACCCTGTAAAAACATATGTTACAAATGTGCCGGACAAAGCAGGTGCATTTTTGCTGGCAAGTAAAATTATTATGCAAAACGGCGGCAACATTACCCGCGTGAGTTATAACAAAGCAGTGGACTTGCATACGATGTTTATCGATGTGCAGGGCAACAGCCGCAATTTGGATGCAATCTCGCAGCAGCTGCAGACAATTGGTTACCTCAACAGTTGCCTTGCCGAAACCAGAGTGATGATGGTTGAATTACAAATTGCCGATAAGTCGGGGGAACTGTACCCCGTTTTAAAAATTCTCGACCGTTACGATATCAATATCAGCTACATTAATTCCGGTTCAAACGGTTCAGGGTATCAAAACTTCCGCATGGGGCTGTTGATAGAAAACCCCAAGATGGTGAAGCTGCTGCTCGATGATATCAGCGAGCATTGTCCCATCGATATTTTACAATACGATGCATCCGAAACAATTCTGGACAATACCATCTTTTACATTCGTCTTGCAAATGATATGCAAAAAATGTTTCATCTCAGCACAGAGCACACGATGGAGTTTATTTCGGAGGCAAACCGCATTTTACAGTTTTTGCAGGACAAGGGAGAAAACCCCCACAAGGTGTTCGATTACATTCGGCGCTTTGCTGCATTTATAAAAAGCCACGAGGGCGATCAGTTCAATGCCGATGTGAGCTGCAGGCAGATGAGTGCTGCTGTTAAGCTGCACACCATCGAGCCGCCCTGCGGCAGCAATACTTATGTGTTGGAGACAAAAGACGAGCTGGTGCTCATCGATACAGGGTTTGCCGTATATGCGCATGAAATTTTAAATCTGCTGCGCAAATTGTTCCCCGACTGGGATACAAAGAAAAAACGGATTTTTATCACCCATGCCGATGTTGACCATTGCGGATTGCTTAGTGTAATTACCGATGCAGAAATTTGGCTCAACCGCAAAAGTGCTGAAAGTTTGCGGTTGCAATATCAAAATCAGCCCGATTTTAGAGAGCAAAAATCTTTCTGCATGGGTTACAGCAAACTAAGCCGCATCATTACAAGCTATCAACCGCCCGAGCCAAGTCGCTTTCGTCTGTTGGATGATGACACCACACCGCAAGAGCACGAAGAACTGCTTAAAATCGGTGCCTTTACGGTAGGTGACCTTGATTTTGAAGTGTTCGAGGGCAGCGGAGGACACCTTTACGGTGAAATGGTGTTTTTATGCCGTAAGCAGAATATTATGTTCACGGGTGATATTTTAGTGAATATCAGTGGATTCTCGTTTGAGCGCGCCGAATTCAATTCGCTTGCGCCGTATTTGATGACCACTGTAAATATCAATTCCAAGCGTGCCACAGCAATGCGCCGCCAAGTAACAGATTTAATTGAGCGCACCGAACAAGAAAAGGGTATGCCCTGCCTTGTTTTGGGAGGGCATGGGCCGCACTCGCGCTTGCAAGGCGGCAAGCTTGTTACAGCAGAACATGCGTTATAA
- the ytaF gene encoding sporulation membrane protein YtaF, with the protein MIFSVYSVFEAILLVTELSVDAFVASFAYGTNHIKIPFRSVVVINVICSFILAVTLILGAVLRPFISEAVTKAICFVILLLLGVAKLFDSSIKSCIRKHNGINKEFNFSVFQLRCILSIYADPEDADRDCSRLLSPAEAASLAVALSLDGLAVGFGAGLADVSITQVVFFSLILGTLAVEVGCFLGNKIAQKLNLNLSWLSGALLLLLAVMKL; encoded by the coding sequence TTGATTTTTTCTGTTTATTCTGTTTTTGAGGCAATCTTGCTTGTTACGGAGCTGTCGGTGGATGCGTTTGTAGCAAGCTTTGCTTATGGTACGAACCATATCAAAATCCCGTTTCGTTCTGTTGTTGTCATCAATGTAATATGCAGTTTTATTTTGGCTGTTACCCTTATTTTGGGGGCAGTGCTGCGTCCATTTATCTCCGAGGCTGTTACAAAAGCAATCTGCTTTGTCATCTTACTCTTGCTGGGGGTTGCCAAGCTGTTTGACAGCTCCATAAAATCATGTATCCGCAAACACAATGGCATCAACAAAGAGTTCAACTTCTCGGTATTTCAGCTTCGCTGCATCCTGAGTATCTATGCCGACCCTGAAGATGCAGACCGCGATTGCTCCAGGCTGCTCTCTCCGGCTGAAGCGGCATCGCTTGCGGTTGCGTTATCGCTCGATGGGCTTGCGGTTGGTTTTGGTGCGGGGCTTGCCGACGTGAGCATAACGCAGGTGGTGTTTTTCTCTTTGATTTTGGGCACATTAGCAGTTGAAGTTGGGTGCTTTTTAGGCAACAAGATTGCTCAAAAATTAAATCTCAATCTCTCTTGGCTCAGCGGTGCACTGTTGCTACTGCTTGCGGTGATGAAATTGTAA
- a CDS encoding hydrolase: MSFVPTMEQAQEILQRYNKEEFHLKHAAIVSGVMGWFAKEYDPANEEFWRVVGLLHDLDFEQFPQQHCVKSQELMKELDLDERIIRATASHGYGICVDIQPQHIMEKILFATDELTGLIGAVALMRPSKSVSDLELKSVKKKYKTPAFAAGCSREVISKGAEMLEWELDDLISRTILAMRSLIGTMEI, from the coding sequence ATGAGTTTTGTGCCTACGATGGAACAGGCGCAGGAGATTTTACAACGTTACAACAAAGAGGAATTCCACCTAAAGCATGCTGCAATCGTGTCCGGCGTAATGGGGTGGTTTGCAAAAGAATACGACCCCGCTAACGAGGAGTTTTGGCGCGTTGTGGGCCTGCTGCACGATTTGGATTTTGAACAGTTCCCGCAGCAGCACTGCGTTAAATCGCAGGAGCTGATGAAAGAACTTGACTTGGACGAACGTATCATACGTGCCACAGCAAGCCATGGCTACGGTATTTGTGTGGATATTCAGCCTCAACATATCATGGAGAAAATTTTATTCGCCACCGATGAGCTCACCGGATTAATCGGTGCAGTTGCTTTGATGCGCCCATCAAAAAGCGTCAGCGACCTTGAACTCAAATCGGTAAAGAAAAAATATAAAACTCCCGCTTTTGCTGCCGGATGTTCGCGCGAGGTTATTAGCAAAGGTGCAGAGATGCTTGAGTGGGAATTGGATGATTTAATTAGCCGCACTATTTTGGCAATGAGAAGCTTAATAGGTACCATGGAAATTTAG
- a CDS encoding tRNA (mnm(5)s(2)U34)-methyltransferase: MGLNTLGLAHKFIAEHVKPGGFCIDATAGRGGDTAFLCGLVGKTGKVLAFDIQEDAVKSTREFITQKGYDNIAQVLLESHSNMAAYAQDETVDCIVFNFGWLPGGNHKIFTQPATSIAAIEQGLKLLKQGGIMSLCIYYGGESGFQERDALLEYLKTIDNRAYTVLVTQFYNRPNNPPIPVFITKDV; this comes from the coding sequence ATGGGCTTGAATACTCTGGGGTTAGCACATAAATTTATTGCCGAGCACGTAAAGCCAGGCGGATTTTGTATCGATGCAACCGCCGGAAGAGGCGGTGATACTGCGTTTTTATGCGGGTTGGTAGGCAAAACGGGCAAGGTGCTTGCATTTGACATTCAAGAGGATGCGGTAAAAAGCACAAGGGAGTTTATCACCCAAAAAGGCTATGATAACATTGCCCAAGTGCTGCTCGAGAGCCACAGCAATATGGCGGCATATGCACAGGATGAAACAGTAGACTGTATTGTGTTTAATTTTGGCTGGCTGCCGGGAGGAAACCATAAAATATTCACACAGCCCGCAACCAGCATCGCTGCAATCGAGCAAGGGCTTAAACTGCTAAAGCAGGGCGGAATCATGAGCCTTTGCATTTATTATGGCGGAGAGAGCGGGTTTCAAGAGCGCGATGCACTGCTCGAATACTTAAAAACGATAGATAACCGCGCGTATACCGTTTTGGTGACCCAATTTTACAACCGCCCCAACAATCCGCCAATCCCTGTATTTATCACCAAGGATGTCTGA
- a CDS encoding MFS transporter: MQFNYRHTLNACYTGYITQAIVNNLAPILFIVFQQQFGISFEQVGRLILINFGTQIVADLLAVRYVDKIGYRTAAVLAHFFSVLGLIGLAVLPQIFSPYTGLNIAVMIYALGGGLLEVVVSPIVESLPGEQKQSAMSLLHSFYCWGQVCVVLISTLLLWIFSSSIWMYLPIMWAIVPFINLFVFLKVPLMPPMPKEHLMPLKSLLKSKFFLMALVLMMCAGASELTMSQWSSLFAERGLKVSKVIGDLAGPCMFAVLMGIGRTIYGIWGHKINLKNAMLASGVLCILCYFITVFSALPVLGLIGCAVCGISVSLMWPGTFSLSAEKFSRGGTAMFGMLAVFGDLGASIGPWMAGFISDAAQNSQKILEIGATQQLDPAQLGLKCGLFAASVFPILLVIGVLYFRNAKVKSL; encoded by the coding sequence ATGCAATTCAACTATCGACACACTTTGAATGCTTGTTACACAGGTTACATTACACAGGCAATCGTCAACAACCTTGCGCCTATTTTGTTTATTGTTTTTCAGCAGCAGTTCGGCATTTCGTTTGAACAGGTTGGAAGATTAATTTTAATCAATTTTGGTACTCAAATTGTTGCCGACCTACTTGCAGTAAGATATGTGGATAAAATAGGGTACCGCACAGCCGCTGTGTTGGCGCATTTCTTCAGCGTACTGGGTTTGATTGGGCTTGCTGTACTGCCGCAAATTTTTTCGCCGTATACGGGGCTGAATATTGCCGTAATGATTTATGCATTGGGCGGCGGTTTGCTTGAGGTGGTGGTAAGCCCTATTGTAGAATCTTTACCAGGCGAGCAAAAACAATCTGCCATGAGCCTGCTGCACTCGTTTTACTGCTGGGGGCAGGTGTGTGTTGTTTTGATAAGTACCCTGTTGTTGTGGATATTCAGCAGCAGCATTTGGATGTATCTGCCGATTATGTGGGCGATTGTACCGTTTATCAATCTATTTGTATTTTTGAAAGTACCATTAATGCCTCCTATGCCCAAAGAGCATTTGATGCCGCTGAAAAGCTTGCTGAAATCAAAATTCTTTTTAATGGCACTTGTGTTGATGATGTGCGCAGGCGCATCGGAACTGACGATGTCGCAGTGGTCATCTTTATTTGCAGAACGAGGGCTGAAAGTATCTAAAGTTATCGGCGATTTGGCAGGCCCTTGTATGTTTGCGGTACTGATGGGGATTGGGCGCACAATTTACGGTATCTGGGGGCACAAAATCAACCTTAAAAATGCTATGCTGGCAAGTGGTGTGCTTTGCATTTTATGTTATTTTATAACTGTTTTTTCTGCCTTGCCCGTGTTGGGGCTGATAGGGTGTGCCGTTTGCGGCATTTCGGTAAGCCTGATGTGGCCGGGTACCTTCAGCCTGTCCGCCGAAAAATTCTCCCGCGGAGGCACTGCAATGTTTGGTATGCTCGCGGTGTTCGGCGATTTGGGTGCCTCCATAGGCCCGTGGATGGCAGGATTTATCAGTGACGCCGCACAAAATTCGCAAAAAATATTAGAAATTGGCGCAACGCAGCAATTGGACCCCGCACAGCTGGGGTTAAAATGCGGTCTGTTCGCTGCATCGGTCTTCCCCATTCTGCTTGTAATTGGGGTGTTATACTTTCGCAATGCAAAGGTAAAATCACTTTAG
- a CDS encoding histidinol-phosphatase HisJ family protein, which translates to MKKIIADYHMHSISPDARMPMEKMCLAAIERGLTEIAVTDHVEIYAPDYKGKERLMFDDDYIDRYFTEWEYCHEKFGGKLIVRRGIELGQPTCNMEDAKRILEKYHFDYVLGSIHKLYAVDLAFKHYSERTNDSIARKNIELLYELADIGDFDCLGHIDLIKRYASRQGQQVSLMKYPDELAAVLKRLIERGKGLEINTSGLRQGLGETLPGLDILQLYRQLGGEILVVGSDAHCYQDVAADFDAALELALQAGFTQLALYENRKCSFYSIADRA; encoded by the coding sequence ATGAAAAAGATCATAGCAGATTATCATATGCACAGTATCTCGCCGGATGCGCGTATGCCGATGGAGAAGATGTGCCTCGCGGCAATCGAGCGTGGTCTCACCGAAATTGCCGTTACCGACCATGTTGAAATATACGCCCCCGACTACAAAGGCAAAGAACGGTTGATGTTTGACGATGATTATATCGACCGATATTTTACCGAGTGGGAGTATTGCCACGAAAAATTTGGCGGCAAACTCATTGTCCGCCGCGGAATCGAGTTGGGGCAACCCACATGTAATATGGAAGATGCAAAACGTATTTTGGAAAAATATCATTTTGATTATGTGCTTGGCTCTATTCATAAGCTGTATGCGGTAGATTTGGCATTTAAGCATTATTCCGAAAGAACCAACGACAGCATTGCCCGTAAAAACATCGAACTGCTTTATGAGCTTGCCGATATCGGTGATTTCGATTGTTTGGGGCATATCGACCTGATTAAACGCTATGCATCGCGCCAAGGGCAGCAGGTGAGCCTGATGAAATACCCCGATGAATTGGCTGCTGTGCTCAAGCGCTTGATAGAACGCGGAAAAGGGCTTGAAATCAATACTTCTGGTTTGCGCCAAGGGTTGGGCGAAACTTTGCCCGGGCTGGATATTTTACAGCTTTACCGTCAGCTGGGCGGCGAAATTTTGGTAGTGGGTTCAGATGCGCACTGCTATCAGGATGTTGCTGCAGACTTTGATGCTGCACTTGAACTTGCGCTGCAAGCAGGCTTTACCCAACTTGCTTTGTACGAAAACAGAAAATGCAGTTTTTATTCGATTGCAGACAGGGCGTAA
- a CDS encoding 6-phosphofructokinase — MSKNMLIGQSGGPTVAINASLAGAIKRAMKCEQIGEIYGTLNGLEGVLKQNIIDLRKDLRSVEDFQMLQATPAMALGSCRYKLPEAPDEVYKQILETFHHYGIGYFFYIGGNDSMDTVKKLSAYFTSLGEDIKCVGIPKTIDNDLPCTDHTPGFGSAAKYIATSVAEIACDSAVYDVSSVTIVEIMGRNAGWLTAASALARRGDCTAPHLIYLPEVVFDPEAFLQKLQELGKTVKNIIVAVSEGVRLANGEYVASSQSGLTDAFGHRYLAGVGKYLEDLVRERLGCKVRAVELNVLQRSASHLYSGTDIKEANRIGAEAVQYAVNGKTGVMAICKRLSNHPYLIAYDCAEIGQVANLEKKVPVEWIAANGCDITDDLLEYLRPLVLGEAKEFVSDGIPVYFSFDKTPVTIG, encoded by the coding sequence TTGTCGAAAAACATGTTAATCGGTCAGTCGGGCGGCCCTACCGTTGCAATTAACGCGTCTCTTGCCGGTGCCATTAAACGCGCTATGAAATGTGAGCAAATAGGTGAGATTTACGGCACACTCAACGGGTTAGAGGGTGTTCTAAAGCAAAACATCATAGATTTACGTAAAGATTTACGCAGCGTTGAGGATTTTCAAATGCTCCAGGCTACCCCTGCAATGGCGCTGGGCTCTTGCCGCTATAAACTCCCCGAAGCTCCCGATGAGGTTTACAAGCAAATTCTGGAGACGTTCCACCACTACGGCATCGGCTATTTCTTTTATATCGGCGGCAACGACTCCATGGATACGGTAAAAAAGCTTTCTGCTTATTTTACATCTTTAGGTGAGGATATCAAATGTGTGGGTATCCCTAAAACCATCGACAATGACCTGCCCTGTACCGACCATACCCCGGGTTTTGGTTCAGCCGCTAAATACATTGCAACCAGTGTGGCAGAAATTGCCTGCGACAGTGCAGTGTATGATGTTTCATCCGTTACCATTGTAGAGATTATGGGGCGCAATGCAGGTTGGCTTACGGCTGCTTCGGCACTGGCGCGCAGGGGCGATTGCACTGCACCGCACCTCATCTACCTGCCCGAAGTAGTTTTTGACCCTGAGGCATTTTTGCAAAAATTACAGGAGCTTGGTAAAACCGTAAAAAATATAATTGTTGCAGTGTCGGAGGGCGTGCGCCTTGCAAACGGCGAGTATGTTGCCAGTTCGCAAAGCGGGCTTACCGATGCATTCGGTCACCGCTATCTTGCGGGGGTTGGTAAATACCTTGAGGATTTGGTGCGTGAACGTTTGGGCTGCAAAGTACGCGCAGTAGAACTGAACGTCCTTCAGCGGTCGGCATCTCATCTTTATTCTGGCACCGATATTAAAGAGGCAAATCGGATTGGTGCAGAGGCGGTTCAGTATGCCGTTAACGGCAAAACCGGAGTAATGGCTATTTGTAAGCGCCTATCCAATCACCCCTATTTGATTGCTTACGATTGTGCAGAAATCGGGCAGGTTGCAAACCTCGAAAAGAAGGTGCCAGTCGAGTGGATTGCAGCAAACGGCTGCGATATCACCGATGATTTGCTTGAATATCTTCGCCCGCTTGTTCTTGGTGAGGCAAAAGAGTTTGTATCCGATGGCATCCCTGTCTACTTCTCATTTGACAAAACTCCTGTTACCATAGGTTAA
- the sdaAA gene encoding L-serine ammonia-lyase, iron-sulfur-dependent, subunit alpha: protein MDFLNGAGLLAVCEQYGCTISQAMLMRETEHMGGLREEIFDKLHGSYEIMKQAVKKSLTEQLTSMGGLIGGEAKKLQAHHLNCKSVCGQITAKAITYAMGVLEVNASMGLIVAAPTAGSSGVIPGVFLAIQEEYGLPDEQMVDALLNAGAVGYLFTRNATVAGAEGGCQAEVGTASAMAASAVTQLLGGSPEQCLSAAAMAISNLLGLVCDPVAGLVESPCQTRNAIGASNALISAEISLSGIRNLIPFDEMVEAMYRVGRSLPFELRETALGGCAGTATGCKLCKKIFNT from the coding sequence ATGGATTTTTTAAACGGAGCCGGATTGCTTGCCGTATGTGAGCAGTATGGCTGTACGATATCACAGGCAATGCTGATGCGTGAAACGGAACATATGGGCGGTTTACGCGAAGAAATTTTTGATAAACTGCATGGCTCTTATGAGATTATGAAACAGGCAGTAAAAAAATCGCTTACCGAACAACTCACCTCAATGGGCGGGCTGATTGGAGGCGAGGCAAAAAAACTACAGGCACACCATTTGAACTGTAAGTCTGTTTGCGGGCAGATTACAGCAAAAGCAATCACCTATGCGATGGGAGTGCTAGAAGTAAACGCCTCAATGGGGCTGATTGTTGCCGCACCCACAGCTGGCTCTTCCGGGGTAATACCGGGGGTATTCCTTGCGATACAGGAGGAGTACGGCTTACCCGACGAACAGATGGTGGATGCCTTGCTCAACGCGGGGGCTGTTGGCTACTTGTTTACCCGCAATGCCACCGTTGCAGGTGCCGAAGGTGGATGCCAGGCTGAGGTTGGCACCGCAAGCGCTATGGCGGCAAGTGCTGTAACGCAGTTATTGGGTGGCAGCCCCGAGCAGTGCCTTTCGGCTGCAGCTATGGCAATCAGCAACTTATTGGGGCTGGTATGCGACCCTGTTGCAGGGCTGGTAGAATCGCCCTGCCAAACACGCAATGCCATTGGTGCTTCGAATGCGCTTATTTCAGCAGAAATATCCCTGAGCGGTATTCGTAATCTCATCCCATTTGATGAAATGGTGGAAGCGATGTATCGTGTGGGCAGAAGCCTGCCGTTTGAACTGCGCGAAACTGCTTTGGGCGGCTGCGCAGGAACCGCAACAGGCTGCAAACTTTGTAAGAAAATATTTAACACATAA
- a CDS encoding GIY-YIG nuclease family protein, whose protein sequence is MIKNDKIKGYLMDKKNNCVYILLCSDGTLYTGWTNDLEKRIKAHNAGKGAKYTKAHLPVELVYSEEYTTKSEAMKREYAIKQLTKAQKLELIENIGKKYAQVVEA, encoded by the coding sequence ATGATAAAAAATGACAAAATAAAAGGATATCTTATGGACAAGAAAAACAACTGTGTTTATATATTGCTTTGCAGTGATGGCACCCTGTACACCGGGTGGACAAATGACTTGGAAAAAAGAATAAAAGCACACAATGCGGGCAAAGGTGCAAAATACACCAAAGCGCATCTCCCCGTAGAGCTTGTGTACAGTGAAGAATATACCACTAAATCAGAGGCGATGAAGCGGGAATATGCTATCAAACAGCTTACGAAAGCACAAAAACTCGAGTTGATTGAGAACATCGGCAAAAAATATGCACAGGTGGTGGAAGCATGA
- a CDS encoding MBL fold metallo-hydrolase produces MAMKIWYLYNSGFALQTEEHFFIFDYYLDTPKSGGLAEGVINPDEIKNFDVVVFSSHSHYDHFNKVIFEWRAQLPKVRYVLSSDIRTREDAVMVHKGKCYDLGDIQVQTFDSTDMGVAFLVKADGLCIYHAGDLNWWHWEGETSQYNAAMAERYQAQINQMQGEQVDIAFIPVDPRLEGSYLRGLDYFMRTVGAKTVLPMHFGDEYAVVARLKADPQAAEYANLVTELSHRGQCIEILP; encoded by the coding sequence ATGGCAATGAAGATATGGTATTTATACAACAGCGGGTTTGCCTTACAAACCGAGGAGCACTTTTTTATTTTTGATTATTATCTCGATACGCCCAAGAGCGGCGGTTTGGCTGAAGGCGTAATCAATCCCGATGAAATCAAGAATTTCGATGTTGTGGTGTTTTCATCCCATAGCCACTACGACCATTTTAATAAGGTGATTTTCGAGTGGCGCGCGCAGCTGCCCAAGGTGCGCTATGTCCTGTCAAGTGATATCCGAACACGCGAAGATGCGGTGATGGTGCACAAGGGCAAATGCTACGATCTAGGCGATATTCAGGTACAAACCTTTGATTCCACCGATATGGGTGTTGCGTTTCTTGTCAAAGCGGACGGGCTTTGCATTTACCATGCGGGTGACCTCAATTGGTGGCATTGGGAGGGTGAAACTTCGCAGTACAACGCCGCTATGGCAGAAAGATATCAGGCTCAAATTAACCAGATGCAAGGAGAGCAGGTGGATATTGCCTTTATCCCTGTTGACCCTCGTCTGGAGGGCAGTTACTTGCGCGGGTTGGATTATTTTATGCGTACAGTGGGTGCCAAAACTGTTTTGCCCATGCATTTTGGCGATGAATATGCGGTGGTTGCACGCCTAAAAGCAGACCCGCAGGCGGCAGAGTATGCCAACCTTGTAACAGAACTCAGCCATCGCGGGCAGTGTATAGAAATATTGCCATAA